A single window of Nicotiana sylvestris chromosome 3, ASM39365v2, whole genome shotgun sequence DNA harbors:
- the LOC104225617 gene encoding ribonuclease TUDOR 1, with the protein MASTGWLKGRVKAVPSGDSLVIMGSSKAEIPPEKSITLASLMAPRLARRGGVDEPFAWQSREFLRKLCIGKEVTFKVEYTVPSIGREYGTVFLGDKNVSMLVVASGWAKVREQGQQKDANPYLKPLQDAEEQAKQQGLGRWSRAPGASEASIRNLPPSAIGDPSIFDARGLLEENKGKLIEAFVEQVRDGSTLRVYLLPDFQFIQVFIAGIQAPTMGRRATSETVVNASITSDEPNGESTTEPRATPTTAQRLAASAASVSEVAPDPYGREAKHFTETRVLNRDVRIVLEGVDKFSNLIGSVYYPDGESAKNLGLELVENGYAKYVDWSANMLEGEVKKQLKDAELQAKKTRLRIWTNYVPPATNSKAIHDQNFTGKVVEVVSGDCLIIADDSLPFGHPSAERRVNLSSIRTPKMGNPRRDEKPAPYAREAKEFLRNRLIGRQVHVSMEYSRKVGMADGPGAPASGTDSRVMDFGSVFLASKDGDDASPAPSAAGNQLAGVNVAELLVGRGFATVVRHRDFEERSNYYDALLSAESRAISGKKGMHSPKEPPVMHVTDLLAGPSKKARDFLPFLQRNRRMSAVVEYVLSGHRFKLFIPKETCSIAFSISGVRCPGRDEPYSEEAIALMRRKIMQRDVEIEVETVDRTGTFLGTLWESRSNVAVTLLEAGLARLQTSFGTDRIQDAHLLMQAEQAAKRQKLKVWENYVEGEEVANGGAAEKRQKEEVKVTVTEVLGGGKFYVQLVSDQKVAAIQKQLASLNLQEAPVIGAFNPKKGDIVLAQFSADNSWNRAMIVNAPRGAVESSKDKFEVFYIDYGNQEVVSYSQLRPLEASVSSSPGLAQLCSLAHVKVPGLEDDYGQEAAYRLSELLLSGPKEFRAAIEEKDASGGKVKGQGTGTIFLVTLVDPETDVSINATLLKEGLARMEKRRRWEPKDKQQALDELEKYQTEARQKRLAMWEYGDVESDDEDSAIPAKKAAGKR; encoded by the exons ATGGCATCAACAGGATGGTTGAAGGGAAGAGTGAAAGCCGTTCCCTCTGGTGACAGTTTGGTGATAATGGGCAGTTCCAAGGCTGAAATTCCCCCTGAAAAATCTATTACCTTAGCATCTCTAATGGCTCCACGATTG GCACGTCGTGGTGGGGTGGATGAGCCATTTGCATGGCAAAGCAGAGAGTTCTTGAGGAAGCTTTGCATTGGAAAG GAGGTCACCTTCAAGGTGGAATATACTGTACCTTCCATAGGGAGGGAATATGGCACTGTTTTTCTTGGCGACAAGAATGTTTCCATGCTAGTTGTTGCTTCAGGCTGGGCCAAG GTCAGGGAGCAGGGTCAACAGAAAGATGCTAACCCCTATTTAAAACCGCTGCAAGATGCTGAGGAACAAGCTAAGCAACAAGGTCTAGGTCGTTGGAGTAGG GCACCTGGTGCTTCTGAGGCATCTATTAGgaatctacctccatctgcaatCGGTGATCCTAGTATCTTTGATGCAAGGGGCCTTTTGGAGGAAAATAAAGGTAAGCTGATAGAAGCATTTGTTGAGCAGGTTCGTGATGGAAGTACACTGCGAGTGTACTTGCTTCCAGACTTCCAGTTCATCCAAGTGTTCATTGCCGGAATACAG GCACCAACTATGGGAAGAAGAGCAACATCAGAAACTGTTGTTAATGCTAGTATTACCTCTGATGAACCAAACGGAGAATCAACTACTGAACCTCGTGCTACTCCGACAACAGCTCAGAGGCTGGCAGCCTCAGCAGCATCTGTATCAGAAGTTGCTCCAGATCCATATGGCAGAGAAGCAAAGCATTTTACCGAAACTCGTGTGTTAAATAGAGAT GTTCGGATTGTCCTGGAGGGTGTTGACAAGTTTAGCAATCTGATTGGCTCAGTGTACTATCCTGATGGAGAATCGGCAAAAAACCTGGGTTTGGAGCTTGTTGAAAAT GGTTATGCTAAGTACGTTGATTGGAGTGCAAACATGCTTGAGGGGGAAGTCAAGAAGCAGTTGAAAGATGCTGAGCTTCAGGCCAAGAAGACTCGCCTAAGAATCTGGACGAACTATGTACCCCCAGCAACAAATTCCAAGGCTATTCATGACCAGAATTTCACAGGAAAG GTGGTTGAGGTTGTCAGCGGAGATTGTCTCATTATAGCTGATGATTCTCTGCCATTTGGACATCCATCAGCAGAACGAAGAGTTAATCTTTCAAGTATTAGGACTCCTAAAATGGGGAATCCTCGTAGAGATGAAAAGCCTGCTCCCTATGCTCGTGAAGCAAAGGAATTTTTGAGAAATCGCCTTATCGGAAGACAG GTTCATGTTTCAATGGAGTACTCTCGAAAGGTCGGCATGGCAGATGGGCCTGGTGCTCCTGCCAGTGGCACAGATTCAAGGGTGATGGACTTTGGATCTGTATTCCTAGCATCAAAGGATGGGGATGATGCATCACCTGCTCCATCTGCTGCAGGCAACCAGTTGGCTGGAGTGAATGTTGCTGAGCTTTTAGTTGGCCGTGGTTTTGCAACTGTTGTTAGACATCGTGATTTTGAAGAACGCTCAAACTATTATGATGCCCTTCTCTCAGCAGAATCACGCGCTATTTCTGGGAAAAAGGGCATGCATTCTCCTAAAGAACCTCCAGTGATGCATGTTACAGATTTGCTAGCA GGACCGTCAAAGAAAGCTAGAGACTTTTTGCCTTTCTTGCAGCGTAACAGGAGGATGTCTGCTGTAGTAGAATATGTCCTCAGTGGTCATAGATTCAAACTGTTTATTCCCAAGGAGACTTGCAGCATTGCTTTTTCTATCTCTGGAGTGAGATGCCCAGGTCGTGATGAACCCTACTCTGAGGAAGCCATTGCCTTGATGAGGAGGAAGATAATGCAGAGGGATGTTGAG ATCGAGGTAGAAACAGTTGATAGAACAGGTACTTTCTTGGGCACATTATGGGAATCGAGATCCAATGTGGCAGTGACTCTACTGGAAGCTGGTTTAGCAAGGCTTCAAACTTCTTTTGGTACTGATAGAATCCAAGATGCTCATCTTCTCATGCAAGCTGAACAGGCAGCCAAAAGGCAGAAATTGAAG GTATGGGAGAATTACGTTGAGGGAGAGGAAGTTGCCAATGGTGGAGCAGCTGAAAAGCGCCAAAAAGAAGAGGTGAAG GTAACAGTCACTGAAGTTTTGGGAGGTGGTAAATTTTATGTTCAGTTGGTTTCCGACCAGAAAGTAGCTGCCATTCAGAAGCAGCTTGCTTCTCTAAATCTTCAAGAGGCTCCTGTAATTGGTGCCTTTAATCCAAAGAAAGGTGATATTGTTCTTGCTCAATTCAGTGCTGATAATTCATGGAACCGAGCAATG ATTGTCAATGCCCCTCGTGGTGCTGTGGAATCTTCCAAAGACAAGTTTGAAGTTTTCTACATTGATTATGGAAACCAAGAAGTTGTTTCTTACAGTCAGTTGCGGCCTCTAGAGGCATCTGTTTCCTCCAGTCCTGGTCTAGCTCAGCTCTGCAGTCTTGCTCATGTTAAAGTTCCTGGGCTAGAGGATGATTATGGTCAGGAAGCAGCTTACCGGCTAAGTGAGCTTCTTCTAAGTGGGCCAAAGGAATTCAGAGCTGCTATCGAGGAAAAAGACGCTTCAGGTGGAAAAGTCAAAGGTCAAGGAACAGGGACAATCTTTTTGGTGACTTTGGTTGATCCTGAAACTGATGTCAGCATAAATGCTACCTTGCTTAAG GAAGGACTTGCTAGGATGGAGAAAAGGAGGAGGTGGGAGCCCAAGGACAAACAACAGGCTCTGGATGAATTGGAGAAGTATCAAACAGAAGCACGACAGAAAAGACTTGCAATGTGGGAGTATGGAGATGTCGAGTCAGATGATGAGGATTCTGCTATCCCTGCTAAGAAAGCTGCTGGCAAACGGTGA
- the LOC104225571 gene encoding inositol polyphosphate multikinase alpha, which yields MLKIPPHQVAGHQAGNGKLGPLVDESGRFYKPLQGDERGSNEVKFYESFSSNTKIPEHISKFFPIFYGTQLVEASDGSGLKSHLILHDLVLGRVNPSIVDIKIGSRTWAPESTEEYMQKCLKKDRETSSLPLGFRLSGIQIYGNKESGYWKPERTSIQNLSAEEVKLMLKKFVSSNASTDLDLEPDCAFAATVYGGSTGILSQLLELKAWFEDQTMYHFYSCSILMIFDKEHASEGRNPGAIIKLIDFAHVIEGRGVIDHNFLGGLCSLIKFISEVLTAPNEHTTEVSSKPDHQNFILSDNGAN from the coding sequence ATGCTTAAGATCCCTCCGCATCAAGTTGCAGGACACCAAGCAGGTAATGGGAAGCTTGGTCCGCTCGTGGATGAATCAGGACGTTTCTACAAGCCTCTCCAAGGCGATGAACGAGGGTCCAATGAGGTTAAATTCTACGAATCATTCTCTTCCAACACTAAGATCCCAGAACACATCTCCAAATTCTTCCCCATCTTTTATGGCACTCAGCTCGTAGAGGCGTCCGATGGATCTGGCTTGAAGTCCCACTTAATTTTACATGATCTTGTTCTAGGTCGAGTCAATCCATCAATAGTGGATATTAAAATTGGTTCAAGAACCTGGGCACCAGAGTCAACTGAGGAATATATGCAAAAGTGCTTGAAAAAGGATAGAGAGACATCGAGCCTTCCCTTAGGATTCAGGTTATCGGGGATACAAATCTATGGAAATAAAGAATCAGGTTACTGGAAACCTGAAAGGACTTCAATTCAAAACCTTTCTGCAGAGGAAGTCAAGTTAATGCTGAAAAAGTTTGTTTCTTCTAACGCGTCGACTGACTTGGACTTGGAACCAGATTGTGCTTTTGCAGCAACTGTATATGGCGGTTCTACTGGCATTTTATCGCAGTTGCTAGAGTTGAAAGCATGGTTTGAGGATCAAACAATGTACCATTTTTATTCTTGCTCAATTCTGATGATATTTGACAAAGAACATGCATCGGAAGGACGGAATCCAGGTGCAATAATCAAGTTGATTGATTTTGCTCATGTTATTGAAGGAAGAGGTGTCATTGATCATAACTTCTTGGGTGGTCTCTGCTCTTTGATAAAGTTCATATCTGAAGTTCTTACTGCTCCAAATGAGCACACAACAGAAGTTTCCTCAAAGCCTGATCATCAGAACTTTATTCTCTCTGATAACGGTGCCAATTAA
- the LOC104225590 gene encoding uncharacterized protein isoform X2: MVMLCFVLDLRSLSAPLLRDLKQSMLQLANFYAISSPSSSTDSSRSKPLLDRIGLCYVFKNRISRTDELKIAYSARGNFNLRDFHHAVNNLPSDAFLPDFNSSGALCISDLKLCSILNDKVLYSWGGHNKDITRKVILISSCIFESLDSATKKALMDAADNCVSIEFIFLEQNSSHLADTLGSINKFLKQIGDLENCAFQNYIPDAHALSGLVKKWFQELKEAMEEQLQARFVFKSNLLGSTNQISCNLCTSFNQIIDELVPCKSCRCHGIPFDNSKMIRTGKSSCPVTGVELGALDLVESSVKIGEHTILYMPSFQCSRDLQKVPLPINFDVIERTNLRSLDEGIILGTSYIVTPALFELDDTDKSELNAKLFQVLCGVLHSLDQGLVCSSKCNVETAKQTSFLCYYILLPSEKGVMILRRLAGSEEALPVPDISNITCTPVTEDIKNSLQASLLKIELRNYDPVQHERGFHQRLNLLVKESLQFGAIPAKAKEPVTATNIAQQDPMIEDLSDQANNLLVIGDNVLDSKTTDGKIGTRITEEWEQLVVLEIPKMSSPTCISKPKLDKEVSSPPKTTGKLDDKTSRILERLEVPKQLQRKATSPTVSSSSVKTPLIPFGRGITDAKAIVSSQPIKPNFQRLKRKR, encoded by the exons ATGGTGATGCTTTGCTTCGTATTGGATCTGCGGAGCTTATCAGCTCCATTGCTTCGCGATTTGAAGCAG TCAATGTTGCAGCTCGCAAATTTCTACGCGATATCGTCTCCAAGCAGTAGTACAGACAGTTCGAGATCAAAACCTCTGCTCGATCGCATCGGATTGTGCTATGTATTCAAAAATCGAATCTCACGCACCGATGAA CTTAAGATAGCTTATAGTGCACGAGGCAACTTCAATCTCCGTGATTTCCACCATGCAGTGAACAATTTGCCTTCCGATGCCTTTTTACCTGATTTCAACAGTTCTGGAGCTCTATGTATCAGCG ATTTGAAACTTTGCAGTATCCTAAATGACAAAGTTTTGTACTCATGGGGAGGTCATAATAAAGATATTACGAGAAAGGTGATTTTGATTAGTTCCTGCATATTTGAAAGCCTGGACTCTGCTACCAAAAAGGCTCTCATG GATGCAGCAGATAACTGTGTTTCCATAGAGTTTATTTTCTTGGAGCAAAATTCAAGTCATCTTGCTGATACTCTTGGAAGTATTAACAAATTCTTGAAGCAGATTGGTGATCTCGAGAACTGCGCATTTCAAAACTATATTCCAG ATGCACATGCTTTGTCTGGCTTGGTAAAGAAATGGTTTCAGGAACTGAAGGAGGCCATGGAAGAACAATTACAGGCTCGTTTTGTCTTCAAGAGCAATCTTTTAGGTTCAACAAACCAGATATCCTGCAACTTGTGCACATCTTTCAACCAGATAATCGATGAACTCGTTCCTTGTAAG TCTTGCAGGTGTCATGGCATTCCATTTGACAACTCAAAAATGATCCGGACGGGTAAGTCTTCTTGTCCAGTAACTGGAGTTGAGCTTGGAGCACTTGATTTGGTTGAGAGCTCTGTGAAGATAGGAGAACATACAATCCTCTACATGCCCTCTTTCCAGTGTTCCCGGGACCTTCAGAAAGTTCCTTTACCAATTAACTTCGATGTTATTGAAAGAACTAACTTGAGATCACTTGATGAAG GGATTATTTTAGGTACTTCCTACATTGTTACCCCAGCTTTGTTTGAGTTGGATGATACTGATAAATCAGAGCTAAATGCTAAAC TTTTTCAAGTGCTGTGTGGTGTTCTGCATTCCCTTGACCAGGGTTTGGTTTGTTCATCAAAATGTAATGTAGAAACTGCGAAGCAAACGTCCTTCCTGTGCTATTATATTCTCTTACCTTCAGAGAAAGGAGTAATGATTCTCAGA CGGCTTGCTGGATCAGAGGAAGCCTTGCCTGTCCCTGACATCAGTAATATCACTTGCACCCCAGTCACCGAGGATATTAAAAATTCTTTGCAGGCCTCTTTGCTTAAG ATCGAATTAAGAAATTATGATCCAGTTCAGCACGAAAGAGGCTTCCATCAAAGACTAAACTTGCTTGTCAAAGAGAGCCTACAATTTGG GGCAATACCTGCTAAGGCTAAAGAACCGGTGACCGCAACAAACATAGCCCAGCAAGACCCTATGATAGAGGACTTATCAGATCAAGCCAAcaatttgttggttataggagACAACGTGCTGGATAGCAAAACGACTGATGGTAAAATCGGTACTAGAATTACTGAAGAATGGGAACAGCTAGTTGTATTAGAGATTCCAAAGATGTCTTCTCCCACTTGTATCTCCAAGCCAAAGTTGGATAAAGAGGTTTCATCTCCCCCTAAAACTACTGGAAAACTTGATGACAAAACTTCACGAATCCTTGAAAGGCTGGAGGTACCAAAGCAACTGCAAAGAAAAGCAACTTCCCCTACAGTGTCAAGCTCTTCAGTTAAGACGCCTCTGATCCCCTTTGGACGTGGCATTACTGACGCTAAGGCCATTGTTTCGAGCCAGCCTATAAAGCCCaactttcagaggctcaagaggAAAAGATAA
- the LOC104225590 gene encoding uncharacterized protein isoform X1, with protein MVMLCFVLDLRSLSAPLLRDLKQSMLQLANFYAISSPSSSTDSSRSKPLLDRIGLCYVFKNRISRTDELKIAYSARGNFNLRDFHHAVNNLPSDAFLPDFNSSGALCISDLKLCSILNDKVLYSWGGHNKDITRKVILISSCIFESLDSATKKALMDAADNCVSIEFIFLEQNSSHLADTLGSINKFLKQIGDLENCAFQNYIPDAHALSGLVKKWFQELKEAMEEQLQARFVFKSNLLGSTNQISCNLCTSFNQIIDELVPCKSCRCHGIPFDNSKMIRTGKSSCPVTGVELGALDLVESSVKIGEHTILYMPSFQCSRDLQKVPLPINFDVIERTNLRSLDEGIILGTSYIVTPALFELDDTDKSELNAKLFQVLCGVLHSLDQGLVCSSKCNVETAKQTSFLCYYILLPSEKGVMILRYFQRLAGSEEALPVPDISNITCTPVTEDIKNSLQASLLKIELRNYDPVQHERGFHQRLNLLVKESLQFGAIPAKAKEPVTATNIAQQDPMIEDLSDQANNLLVIGDNVLDSKTTDGKIGTRITEEWEQLVVLEIPKMSSPTCISKPKLDKEVSSPPKTTGKLDDKTSRILERLEVPKQLQRKATSPTVSSSSVKTPLIPFGRGITDAKAIVSSQPIKPNFQRLKRKR; from the exons ATGGTGATGCTTTGCTTCGTATTGGATCTGCGGAGCTTATCAGCTCCATTGCTTCGCGATTTGAAGCAG TCAATGTTGCAGCTCGCAAATTTCTACGCGATATCGTCTCCAAGCAGTAGTACAGACAGTTCGAGATCAAAACCTCTGCTCGATCGCATCGGATTGTGCTATGTATTCAAAAATCGAATCTCACGCACCGATGAA CTTAAGATAGCTTATAGTGCACGAGGCAACTTCAATCTCCGTGATTTCCACCATGCAGTGAACAATTTGCCTTCCGATGCCTTTTTACCTGATTTCAACAGTTCTGGAGCTCTATGTATCAGCG ATTTGAAACTTTGCAGTATCCTAAATGACAAAGTTTTGTACTCATGGGGAGGTCATAATAAAGATATTACGAGAAAGGTGATTTTGATTAGTTCCTGCATATTTGAAAGCCTGGACTCTGCTACCAAAAAGGCTCTCATG GATGCAGCAGATAACTGTGTTTCCATAGAGTTTATTTTCTTGGAGCAAAATTCAAGTCATCTTGCTGATACTCTTGGAAGTATTAACAAATTCTTGAAGCAGATTGGTGATCTCGAGAACTGCGCATTTCAAAACTATATTCCAG ATGCACATGCTTTGTCTGGCTTGGTAAAGAAATGGTTTCAGGAACTGAAGGAGGCCATGGAAGAACAATTACAGGCTCGTTTTGTCTTCAAGAGCAATCTTTTAGGTTCAACAAACCAGATATCCTGCAACTTGTGCACATCTTTCAACCAGATAATCGATGAACTCGTTCCTTGTAAG TCTTGCAGGTGTCATGGCATTCCATTTGACAACTCAAAAATGATCCGGACGGGTAAGTCTTCTTGTCCAGTAACTGGAGTTGAGCTTGGAGCACTTGATTTGGTTGAGAGCTCTGTGAAGATAGGAGAACATACAATCCTCTACATGCCCTCTTTCCAGTGTTCCCGGGACCTTCAGAAAGTTCCTTTACCAATTAACTTCGATGTTATTGAAAGAACTAACTTGAGATCACTTGATGAAG GGATTATTTTAGGTACTTCCTACATTGTTACCCCAGCTTTGTTTGAGTTGGATGATACTGATAAATCAGAGCTAAATGCTAAAC TTTTTCAAGTGCTGTGTGGTGTTCTGCATTCCCTTGACCAGGGTTTGGTTTGTTCATCAAAATGTAATGTAGAAACTGCGAAGCAAACGTCCTTCCTGTGCTATTATATTCTCTTACCTTCAGAGAAAGGAGTAATGATTCTCAGA TATTTTCAGCGGCTTGCTGGATCAGAGGAAGCCTTGCCTGTCCCTGACATCAGTAATATCACTTGCACCCCAGTCACCGAGGATATTAAAAATTCTTTGCAGGCCTCTTTGCTTAAG ATCGAATTAAGAAATTATGATCCAGTTCAGCACGAAAGAGGCTTCCATCAAAGACTAAACTTGCTTGTCAAAGAGAGCCTACAATTTGG GGCAATACCTGCTAAGGCTAAAGAACCGGTGACCGCAACAAACATAGCCCAGCAAGACCCTATGATAGAGGACTTATCAGATCAAGCCAAcaatttgttggttataggagACAACGTGCTGGATAGCAAAACGACTGATGGTAAAATCGGTACTAGAATTACTGAAGAATGGGAACAGCTAGTTGTATTAGAGATTCCAAAGATGTCTTCTCCCACTTGTATCTCCAAGCCAAAGTTGGATAAAGAGGTTTCATCTCCCCCTAAAACTACTGGAAAACTTGATGACAAAACTTCACGAATCCTTGAAAGGCTGGAGGTACCAAAGCAACTGCAAAGAAAAGCAACTTCCCCTACAGTGTCAAGCTCTTCAGTTAAGACGCCTCTGATCCCCTTTGGACGTGGCATTACTGACGCTAAGGCCATTGTTTCGAGCCAGCCTATAAAGCCCaactttcagaggctcaagaggAAAAGATAA